AATGCGAGAAGGTGTTGACCATGTCGATGGCCTTGCCCGGCGCCGAGACCGACATCTCCAGCAGCGCCGGCGATACCGGCATCGGAAACGCTGTGCCCACCAGCACCACCTGCACGACGCGTTGCGGATCCAGGCTGGCCGCATGCAGCGCAATCAGCGAACCCCAGCTGTGGCCCACCAGCACCGCCTCGGTCACCTGCAGGTCGTCCAGCAGCCCGAGCACGCTGGCCGCCGCTTCGGCCACGCTGGCCGGCGGCGCGCCGCTGCTGCGGCCATGGCCGGGCAGGTCGATCGCCAGCACGTTGAAACCATGGTTTGCAAAGTAGCGGCTCTGCAGTGCCCAGACGCTATGGTCGTTCAGCACACCGTGGATGAACACCATGGTCGGCAGATCGGGGTTGTAGTCCTTGCCACCGGTGTACGCGTACAGCACTTCGTTGTTGACGGTGCGTTTCATGCCTGGCCTCCTGCTTTTTCTGCCGCTTTCAGGGCGCGTTTCAGATCGTCGATCAGGTCGTCCGGATCCTCCAGGCCGATGGACAGGCGGATGGTGCCCTGCGTGATGCCGGCCTGCGCCAGCGCCTCGTTGTCCATGCGGAAGTGCGTGGTGCTGGCCGGGTGGATCACCAGGCTGCGACAGTCGCCCACGTTGGCCAGGTGGCTGAACAGCTTGAGCGCCTCGATGAACACCTTGCCCTGCGCGCGGTTGCCGGCGATGTCGAAGCTGAATACGCTGCCCGCACCGCGCGTGCCATGGCGCAGCAGCTTGCCGGCCAATGCGTGGCTGGGGTGGCTCTCCAGCAGCGGATGGCCCACGCGCGTGACGAACGGATGGCTGGCCAGAAACTGCACCACTTTTTCCGTGTTGGCCATATGGCGCTCCATGCGCAGCGGCAGTGTTTCCAGCCCTTGCAGGATCAGCCAGGCACTGTGCGGGCTGAGCGCCGCGCCAAAGTCGCGCAGGCCTTCGCGGCGCGCGCGCAGCAGGAAGGCCCCGGTGCTGCTTTCCTCGCTGAACACCATGCCATGAAAACCGTCATAGGGCTCGGTCAGCTCCGGAAACTTGCCGGAGGCCTCCCAGTCGAAGCGTCCGCCGTCGATCACCACGCCGCCCATGACCGTGCCATGCCCGCTCAGGAACTTGGTGGCCGAATGGTAGACGATGTCTGCGCCCAGCTCCAGCGGCTTCAGCAGATAGGGCGTGGTCAGCGTGGAATCGACCGCCAGCGGCACGCCGGCCGCATGCGCGATATCGGCCACGGCCGGAATGTCCAGCACATCCAGACCCGGATTGCCCACGGTCTCGCCAAAGAACAGCTTGGTATTGGGCTGCACCGCATTGCGCCAGGCTTCCAGATCGCCCGGCGGCACGAAGGTGGTCTCGATGCCGAAGCGCGGCAGCGTGTAGGCCAGCAGGTTGTGGCTGCCGCCATAGAGCGCGGCGCTGGCAACGATATGGCTGCCCGTGCCCATCAGCGTGCTGATGATCAGGTGCAGCGCGGCCTGGCCGGTGGCCACGGCGATGGCGCCCACGCCGCCTTCGAGTGCGGCCATGCGCTGCTCGAGCACGGCGTTGGTCGGGTTGCTGATGCGGGAGTAGACGTGCCCCGCACGCTCCATGTTGAACAGCGCGGCCGCATGGTCGCTGTCCTGGAACACGAACGAGGTCGTCAGGTGGATCGGAACGGCGCGCGCGCCGGTGGCCGGATCGGGCGTGGCGCCGGCGTGCAGGGCCAGCGTATCGAAGCCGGGGTTGGCGTAGCCAGGCATGGGGTCTCCTTCAATGTTTTGTGCCGATTGTGCAAGTGTATATGCTGGGTGCAGCGGGCTAACACGGAGGAAAATGTCTCCAAATGTGGGCTATATTGATCCTGTTGTTTTGTTTTTCACCGGCCATTCCAGAGACAAGGTGCCAACATGAAAGTAAGTGACATTCTTCGCGTCAAGGGCAATACGCTGTACACGGTGCACCCTGACGATTCGCTGCTCAACGCGCTGAACGTGGTGGTGGAGAAGGACATCGGGGCACTGGTGGTGATGGAGCATGGCGAACTGGCAGGCATGCTGTCCTTCCGCGAAATCAACATCCAGCTGGCCAAGAACGGCGGCAGCCTGGGCAACTCCACGGTGCGCGCCGCCATGGATGACCACCCCATCACCTGCACGCCCGAAACCGCGCTGGACGAAGTGCGCCGCATGATGCTGGATCACCATGCCCGCTACATCCCGGTGATGGAAGGCAAGGTGCTGCAGGGCGTGATCAGCTTCTACGACGTGGCCAAGACCGTGGTGGAAAGCCAGAACTTCGAGAACAAGATGCTCAAGGCCTACATCCGCGACTGGCCGGCCAAGGACGAGGAAGACGCCGGCGTCGAATAAGCCTTCGGCACTGGGGCACAGTTGCACAGGGCCCGTGGATTCGAAAGGGTTTCGCATGACACAGGCCATGTTTCGACTGGCAGGGGTTGCAGCAGCAGCGGCTGTGCTGGCTGCCTGCGCCCCATTGCAGGCGCCGTCCGCGGCACCGGCAGCCTCCACGGTTCCACCCAACCCTGAAGCCTCCAGCGGCTGGACCAGCAAGCCCGGCTGGCAATGGCAGCGTCAGGCCGTGGCGGCCGCCAATCCGCTGGCAACGCAGGCAGGGCTGGAGATTCTGCGTGCCGGCGGCAATGCGCTGGATGCGGCGATTGCCGTGCAAATGGTGCTTGGGCTGGTCGAGCCGCAATCCAGCGGCATCGGCGGCGGCGCCTTCCTGCTGTATGACGATGGCAGGACGCTGCAGGCTTGGGACGGGCGCGAAACTGCGCCGGCAGGTGCAAGCGAGACGCTGTTCCTGGGCGCCGATGGCAAGGCCCTGCCGTTCCATGAAGCGGTAGTGGGCGGGCGCTCGGTCGGCGTGCCTGGCGTGGTCGCCATGCTGGAGCAGGTGCATCGAAAGCAGGGCAGCCTGCCGTGGAAGCGCCTGTTCGAGCCGGCGATCCGACTGGCAGAGGCGGGCTTTCCCGTCAGTGCGCGCCTGCACCGGCTGCTGAGCGCCGAAAAATACCTGCGCGCCAACGACAGGACCGCCGCCAGCTATTTCCATGGCCCGGACGGCCAGCCCTGGCCAGTCGGCCATGTGCTGCGCAATCCCGAATATGCGGCCGTGCTGCGCGGCATTGCCGGTCAGGGCGCACGCTACCTGATGCAGGGCGAAGTGGCGCAGGCCATGGTGCGTACCGTGCAGGGTCATGCCGGCAATCCGGGCAAGCTGGCGCTGAGCGATCTGGCACGCTACCAGCCGCGCCAGCATCCGGCGCTCTGTTTCGATTACGAGGCCGTAGCACGCCGCTACGCCATCTGCGGCATGCCCCCGCCCAGTTCGGGCACGCTGGCGATCGGGCAGATCCTGGGCATTCTCAATCACACCCAAGCCGCGAAGCTGCCTCTGCAACAGGGCCAGCCGAGTGCCGACTGGCTGCACCTCTACACGGAGGCAGCGCGCCTGGCGTTTGCCGACCGCGCGCAGTATGTGGCCGATCCCGATTTCGTGCCGGCCCCGGGCGGCAGCTGGCAGGCCCTGCTGCAGCCGGCCTACCTGCAGCAGCGCGCCAGCCTGATCCAGCAGGGGCCGCAAGGGCGTTCCATGCAGACTGCGCAGCCGGGCGAAGCCGGTGGCGTGCGTGCCGCCTGGGCGCCCATGCCGGCCCAGCCCGAATACGGCACCAGCCACATCAGCGTGATCGATGCGCAGGGCCGCGCCGTCTCCATGACCACCACCATCGAGGACCAGTTCGGGGCACGCCTGATGGTCAACCGCGGCAAGGGGCTGGCGGGCGGCTTCCTGCTGAACAATGAGCTGACGGATTTCAGTTTCACGCCCACGGATGCCGCTGGACGCCCGGTCGCCAACCGCGTGCAGCCCGGCAAGCGGCCACGTTCCAGCATGGCGCCCATCCTGGTATATGCGAAGCGGCCGGATGGCAGTCGCGGCGAACTGCTGATGAGCGCGGGCAGCCCGGGCGGCGCGCTGATCATCCATTACGTGGCCAAGACGCTGTACGGCACGCTCAACTGGGGCCTGAATCCCCAGCGCGCCATCGACCTGCCCAATTTCGGATCGATCAACGGTCCCACGCTGCTGGAGCAGAAACGCTTCGCCCCGGCCACCATCGAGGCCCTGCGCAAGCGCGGCGCCGAGGTGCGCGAGATGGACATGACCAGCGGCCTGCAGGCGATCCAGAAAACGCCGCAGGGCTATTTCGGCGGGGCCGATCCGCGGCGCGAAGGGGTGGTGCTGGGAGACTGACAGGCAAGGTGGAGCCTGATCCCGCAGGTTTCAGGCTCGTTCCGTGCCTGCAAAGCGGGACAGGACGCCGCGTCGACTCAACAGGCGGAAACTTGCTTGAGCTTCTCCAGCGCCAGCACGTAAGGCGGATCGTTCGGCACATTCGCCAGCGCATAGCGCACCACGCGCACGGTAGCCGGATCGAGGCTGCACACGTAATCTTCCAGCGCGGAACGCTCCTGCTTGCCGCCGGCGTGCCCGTGGTACACCACCAGCACGATCAGCCCATGCGGCTGCAGCAGCTGCCAGATGCCCTCCAGCGCCGCGATGGTGCTGTCGGCCTGCGTCGTTACCTGCTTGTCACTGCGCGGCAGATAGCCCAGATTGAACACGGCGGCCTGCACCGGCTGCTGCACATGCTGCTGCACGGTTTCATGTCCGGCATGAATCACGCTGACGCGGTAAGCGACGCCGTGTGCCTCCAGCCGTTCGCGCGTGGCCGAGATGGCCTGCTCCTGCACATCGAAGGCATACACATGCCCGCCATCGCCCACCCGTTGCGCCAGCAACAGCGTGTCGTGCCCGTTGCCGGCCGTGGCGTCGATGGCGATATCGCCCGGCTGCAAGGCGCGTTGCAGCAGCCCGTGGGCAAAGGGAACAATCTCGGGCAGGTGGCGGGTGAGGGCAGGGCGCATGGCGTATCGGCAGACAGACAGGAAAACTCAGGCGGCAGGCATCAGGCCCTGTTCGGCCATCGACAGGCTCTGCCCCCGCGCCACGATGATATGGTCCAGCACGCGAATGTCGAGCAGGGCGAGCGCCTGTTGCAACTGGCGCGTCAGGGCAATGTCGGCACTGGATGGCTGCACCTGCCCGCTCGGGTGATTGTGCGCCAGCACCACGCTGGCGGCATGGTGGTGCAGCGCGCGCAAGGCCACTTCGCGCGGGTAGACGCTGGTCTGGTTAAGCGTACCGCGAAACAGCGTCTCGAGCTGGATCAGCTGGTGCTGGCTGTCGAGAAACAGCACGGCAAAGCACTCATGCGGCAGATTGCCGAGGTGCGCCTGCAGGTAGTGGCTGACCAGCGCCGGGTGGTTGAGCAGGGTACGCTGCTGCAGCTGTTGCGCCATGGCCCGGCGCGCCAGTTCCATCACGGCCAGCAGTTCGGCACGTTTGGCGGTGCCGCCCAGGCCCTTGATCTGCCCTAGCGTGCGCGCATCGGCATGCAGCAGCCCGGCCAGACCCTGGCAGGCATCAAGCACATCCTGCGCCATGACCAGCACGTTGCGCCCGGCCGTGCCGGTGCGCAGCAGCAGTGCCAGCAGTTCGACATCTCCCAGCGCTGCGGCACCATGCTGCAGCAGGCGTTCGCGCGGACGGGAGGCATGCGGAAGGTCGTGGAGCGCCATGAAAACCCATTGATAAAT
The DNA window shown above is from Brachymonas denitrificans and carries:
- a CDS encoding alpha/beta fold hydrolase; protein product: MKRTVNNEVLYAYTGGKDYNPDLPTMVFIHGVLNDHSVWALQSRYFANHGFNVLAIDLPGHGRSSGAPPASVAEAAASVLGLLDDLQVTEAVLVGHSWGSLIALHAASLDPQRVVQVVLVGTAFPMPVSPALLEMSVSAPGKAIDMVNTFSHSTLCAAVPGQGANVGSWTYGGARALMQYVLASNRSHNVFNIGFNACNSYATGLEDMARVNCPVTFVLGSADQMTPPKAARSLIGAAGKSQVFTLPAGHSLMTEAPDGVLRAIQAAVKGMSQVRATA
- a CDS encoding O-acetylhomoserine aminocarboxypropyltransferase, with the translated sequence MPGYANPGFDTLALHAGATPDPATGARAVPIHLTTSFVFQDSDHAAALFNMERAGHVYSRISNPTNAVLEQRMAALEGGVGAIAVATGQAALHLIISTLMGTGSHIVASAALYGGSHNLLAYTLPRFGIETTFVPPGDLEAWRNAVQPNTKLFFGETVGNPGLDVLDIPAVADIAHAAGVPLAVDSTLTTPYLLKPLELGADIVYHSATKFLSGHGTVMGGVVIDGGRFDWEASGKFPELTEPYDGFHGMVFSEESSTGAFLLRARREGLRDFGAALSPHSAWLILQGLETLPLRMERHMANTEKVVQFLASHPFVTRVGHPLLESHPSHALAGKLLRHGTRGAGSVFSFDIAGNRAQGKVFIEALKLFSHLANVGDCRSLVIHPASTTHFRMDNEALAQAGITQGTIRLSIGLEDPDDLIDDLKRALKAAEKAGGQA
- a CDS encoding CBS domain-containing protein: MKVSDILRVKGNTLYTVHPDDSLLNALNVVVEKDIGALVVMEHGELAGMLSFREINIQLAKNGGSLGNSTVRAAMDDHPITCTPETALDEVRRMMLDHHARYIPVMEGKVLQGVISFYDVAKTVVESQNFENKMLKAYIRDWPAKDEEDAGVE
- a CDS encoding gamma-glutamyltransferase family protein → MTQAMFRLAGVAAAAAVLAACAPLQAPSAAPAASTVPPNPEASSGWTSKPGWQWQRQAVAAANPLATQAGLEILRAGGNALDAAIAVQMVLGLVEPQSSGIGGGAFLLYDDGRTLQAWDGRETAPAGASETLFLGADGKALPFHEAVVGGRSVGVPGVVAMLEQVHRKQGSLPWKRLFEPAIRLAEAGFPVSARLHRLLSAEKYLRANDRTAASYFHGPDGQPWPVGHVLRNPEYAAVLRGIAGQGARYLMQGEVAQAMVRTVQGHAGNPGKLALSDLARYQPRQHPALCFDYEAVARRYAICGMPPPSSGTLAIGQILGILNHTQAAKLPLQQGQPSADWLHLYTEAARLAFADRAQYVADPDFVPAPGGSWQALLQPAYLQQRASLIQQGPQGRSMQTAQPGEAGGVRAAWAPMPAQPEYGTSHISVIDAQGRAVSMTTTIEDQFGARLMVNRGKGLAGGFLLNNELTDFSFTPTDAAGRPVANRVQPGKRPRSSMAPILVYAKRPDGSRGELLMSAGSPGGALIIHYVAKTLYGTLNWGLNPQRAIDLPNFGSINGPTLLEQKRFAPATIEALRKRGAEVREMDMTSGLQAIQKTPQGYFGGADPRREGVVLGD
- a CDS encoding class I SAM-dependent methyltransferase: MRPALTRHLPEIVPFAHGLLQRALQPGDIAIDATAGNGHDTLLLAQRVGDGGHVYAFDVQEQAISATRERLEAHGVAYRVSVIHAGHETVQQHVQQPVQAAVFNLGYLPRSDKQVTTQADSTIAALEGIWQLLQPHGLIVLVVYHGHAGGKQERSALEDYVCSLDPATVRVVRYALANVPNDPPYVLALEKLKQVSAC
- the radC gene encoding RadC family protein gives rise to the protein MALHDLPHASRPRERLLQHGAAALGDVELLALLLRTGTAGRNVLVMAQDVLDACQGLAGLLHADARTLGQIKGLGGTAKRAELLAVMELARRAMAQQLQQRTLLNHPALVSHYLQAHLGNLPHECFAVLFLDSQHQLIQLETLFRGTLNQTSVYPREVALRALHHHAASVVLAHNHPSGQVQPSSADIALTRQLQQALALLDIRVLDHIIVARGQSLSMAEQGLMPAA